The Cucurbita pepo subsp. pepo cultivar mu-cu-16 chromosome LG15, ASM280686v2, whole genome shotgun sequence genome contains the following window.
TTACCCAAATTCATCCACTTTTAGTATAAATAGGAAGGTACCCATATCCCATTTTCAACACGACTCACCATATTACTTAGCAATCGAAGAAGGTTCTTGAAATGGCATTCATCCAAGCAATCTTCTTCACTCTTGCCTTGCTATTGTCCTCAGGTAAATATACATAATGCATACATCACCTTTGCTTAATACCCATTTTTGTTGTgtgtttttcaaaatgaatACCTTTGTGTCTGATTATGGTGTTGTTAAACAGCCCATGCAGCTACCATTGTTGTTAAAAACAATTGTGGACATACCATATGGCCAGCCACATTAACAAGCGGTAGCGGACAACCCCAACTCGCCATGACTGGATTTGAATTAGCTTCATCAGAGTCCCAGACTCTCAATGTCCCTACACCATGGACGGGTAGGATTTGGGCTCGAACCCGCTGCTTCACAGATGACTCTTCAAGGTTTTCTTGTGAAACGGGAGATTGTGCCTCTGGCTCTAGAGATTGCAATGGCGCTGGAGGAATTCCACCAGCTACCTTAGCTGAATTCACATTNGAACCCGAACTATGTACACCCCCTCAGTATCGaataaaacaacaacaatattGTTGCTTTATAATAACGGTTAAATgtagatttcaaattttgtatgtCTCTTAATAACCACTAAATACAAATTCAATTACTCTTACAACTTATCCCTTATGTATCTAACAATCattcaacttttaataatttcaactaaatttaaattcaattaggaaactttcaacttttcaTGATTGAAAAACTATGAAACAAACCGCcataaaataagtattttttaatttctagcacattttttaaaagaaaaacaagtttttttaaataaataaataaaaaaaaaattattttgttattttagttttaaaaatattgcaAACAAATTGGAGAAGAATGGCTGGTGGCGTGGAGAATGAAGGAATGAGTATTGTGGGAAGAAATTTAGTTTGAAATGAATGATATGAATTTGGGTATTATATAAATTGCAATTTGGGCAGctattatgaatttatagTTATCCATANATCatttcaatcaaataaatcacaaataaataatgttcaATGCTATTGAATGAATAAAATCCATCTTATTTAATCNATATAAATACTCAATTGAATATACATGGTCAACTTAGAAGTATTATATGTACTCAACCAAATAGCAGCCTTTACAATTTGACTTACCCAAATNCCTTTCGaacttatttaaaaagttttaaaatacactCTCAATAGACTAAATATCCATGGATCATGAGAATCGATCATAGAGTTGAACCATAGTGCTCCCAAAACCAAGTAGCCCCACGAGTAGTACGACACTCGAAGTACCACAAGTTATGCGACATTATGCTTCATGTAAATTTATCTAACCTAGTTCGTGTTGACTTTTGACAATCGAGAGGAAATCGTCGACGGAGTAAAAAACTGCCGAAggaaatttgttggaagaaaaaaaaataaccgaGAGAGAAAGTATGTGCTCAAGACCCACAAAATGGGAAGATGTGAGCAACTTAATTCAGGCGCTTTCACTCGACGTGTACTTCCCACCTACTTTAATTGTGTGGGTTTAACCGAAAAATagttacctaaaaaatagttatcTACCTTATTGTTTGAACTTCGATTTGAGCTCGTGTGCCGCCaatccaggtggttcacctcctcccagtAGGTCTTCCACCCTTCGGTACCTGGCCACCAGACCATCATTGTGATCAGCATCCAACGTCGAATCCGCAGTACGAGGTGTTGCAAACTTCACTAGATCAGGGGGTGCAGCCGAAGTTGTGGTTGGGGTTGGCGTAGGCGTGCCCGGTGCAGCTACTGGTGGCGGTGATGGTTTCCGATGCTGCGCTCCTCCTTCTCCCGGCTTGGTGACGAGTTACTCCACCATGAATTGATTTAGGTTTTGGTCTGCCTCGGTCACGTCGTTCCACTGTTAGAAGGTGGTCTCATCACAGATGACGTCGCGTgacacgtgagctcgcccTTCCGCAGGATTATAGAGCTTGTATGCCTTGCTCCCAGGTTCATAGCTGATGACAACGACCTTCAGCCCcctgggatcgagcttggcgaggtggggaCGCGCAtccttcatgtatgcgacgtAGCCGAACACTCGGAGATGACGTACCGTTGGCTTCTCGTTGTACCAGGCCTCGTGTGGCGTCTTCCTGTCGAGGCTTTGTGTTGGCGGCCGATTGAGGAGGTAGACGGCCATCATTACCGCCTCTCCCCAGAACCTCCCGAGCATCCCAACCATCATCAGCAATGAccttgaaggaagaaattatagcccTAGAGCAAAATCAAACTGAGGAACTAGTACCAAGACCAGAAGATGTCAAATCCATCTCTAGCAAGTGGGCTTACGAAATAATGTGTCTCTCGGATGGATCAATCGAAAGATACAAGACTCAATATGTAGCTCGAGGTTCTCTCAAgaatatggactagactatgatgGAATGTTTAGTCCAGTGACGAAGATAACTATCTTACAGGTTCCTCTAGTACTTTTGGTAAATAAAGATTGGAAATTAGGGCAGTTGGATATGAAGAATACTTTCCTAAACGGTGAGTTAAACAGAGAGTTCTACATGGATCAACCGAAGAAATTCGAAAATAAAGTTGGAGTCATTAGTCAATATATGCAAAGTCTGAAGAAGCCTCATTTGGATGCGGCTCGACAGACTTTGAGATATGTCAAGGTCATTGCTAATGACGGTCGAGATGCTTGGGAGGTTCTGGAGAGAGGCAGTAATGACGGCCGTCTATCTCCTCAATCG
Protein-coding sequences here:
- the LOC111776352 gene encoding thaumatin-like protein 1a produces the protein MAFIQAIFFTLALLLSSAHAATIVVKNNCGHTIWPATLTSGSGQPQLAMTGFELASSESQTLNVPTPWTGRIWARTRCFTDDSSRFSCETGDCASGSRDCNGAGGIPPATLAEFTXEPELLRGVANFTRSGGAAEVVVGVGVGVPGAATGGGDGFRCCAPPSPGLVTSYSTMN